The Brevibacillus humidisoli DNA segment TCCTCTCTTATCAAGATTTTTGAACACTGTAATCAAAAATTATTGATTGACGGATGATGCTCCTATCCCTACAATGATGGAACAACCTGTCAGATAGAAAAATCGACAAACAGAACCGCAGGGGATAGGAGTAGAGAGATGAATAGGGTCCGCTCTTTTTTGGCTGAGTACCATCCGATTGTTCACTCGCTAATGATCGGTACTGTCTTTGTACGCGCCGCCAGTTCGATGAGTATGCCGTTTCTGGCCATCTACCTGGCGACCAACACAGGGATGAACGAAGTGATGATCGGATTGACCATCGGCGCAAGTTCTTTGGCCGGCGCGTTTGGCGGTTTTGTCGGAGGCACGCTCTCTGATCTGTTCGGCAGAAGACGCGTCATGCTGGGAGCCTTATACGTATGGGCGATCGTTTTCTTCGGATTTGCCGTGGGCGAGAGCCCGTTGCTTTTTTTACTGCTTAGTGTGCTGGGAGGATTGTGCCGCTCCTTTTACGAGCCCGTCTCCCAAGCGTTGATGGCTGATGTGACCGAGTCGCAGAAACGGCTTCGTGTCTTCTCACTTCGGTATATGTGTATCAATATCGGGGTTGCAGTGGGGCCTCTGCTCGGCGCTTACCTAGCGTTGCGGGGAGACTCGCTGCCCTTTCTGGTGACGGCGGTTGTGTACCTGTTGTATGTCGTGAGTCTGCAGGGAATGCTCTCGCACTTCGGAATCAAACAGATCGAAGGGCAAAAGAAAGAACCAGTCAGCTTTCGCAGTACTTGGCAGGTCGTGACACATGATGTGGCCCTCCGCTTTTTCCTGATCGGCGGTATCTTGGTCAGCGTCGGCTACTCGCAGATGACGATTACGCTTTCGCAATATGTTGCTTCGACGTTTGTCGATGGGGTGAAATTATTTGCCGTCTTGATGAGTGTCAATGCGATAGCCGTCGTTGTGATGCAGTATCCGCTGGCCCGATGGGCGGAAAAACGGACACCTCTCTACAGCATTGTGGTCGGCTGCTGTTTTTACGCCCTGGGACAGGTGGGATTCGCCTTTTCCTTCAACTGGTCGCTGTTTATCACTTCGATGATTGTGTTTACGATTGGGGAGATTCTAACATTTCCGGCTTCCAACCTGTTTATCGATCGCCTGGCTCCTGCCGAGATGCGCGGCGCCTACTTCGGTACGCAAAGCTTCACCAGCCTCGGACAGTTTATCGGCCCCACCTTTGGCGGGTTTCTGCTGGCTGGCTACGGCGGACCGATCATGTTTGTGACGATGGCGGGGATCACGCTGCTCAGCATCTTGTTTTACTGGGGCGGACAGCGGCAGTATGCGATGCGTCTCGCTGGAACAGAGCAGAAAAACGACCTCTTGCGGGCCTAACAGCCACAGAGGTCGTTTTTGTCTGCAGCCCCGTGTTCTACTGTTAACTGTTCAAGTGTCCAACTAACTGTTCAAGTGTTCAACTAACGTTCAAGTGTTCAACTGGCGATGCCTTTCTTGTCAGGCTGTGCTGGCCGTGTTGTCTATAGACAAAAAGGACCGGCACGGGAGGAGAGTCTACTTTTCCCAGTTGATCCGTTGCCACCCTGCAAGGAAGTAGAACTGTCCGCTGTGACTGTATAATGGATATTGGCTATGGAATAGTCGCTATATGTTAAAGGAGCAGCGTAACCAAATGTCATGGAGGAGAAACGAGTGGAGAGAGTAACCTTTACCAATTCAAGAAATGGAACATTGGTCGGTAACCTTTATCCGTCTCTGACGCAAACGATGATCATCATGTGTCATGGTTTCATCTCTGACAAATCATCCCGGGGACGGTTTGACAGATTGTCGCAAACGTTTGCTGCCCATGGTTACGGCGTACTGGCGTTTGACTTTAGCGGCTGTGGGGAAAGTCACGATGATCGGTTGACACTGGCCAAGCTGGTAGATGATTTGCGATCAGCGATTCGCTTTGTCAAGGCAAACGGCTATGCCAAAATCGCGCTGTATGGGCATAGCCTGGGCGGCAGAGTATGTCTGGAGGCCTTTTCCCCGCAAGATATTTCCACCATTGTCATGACGGGTCCAGGGACAGGACCGATCAGGTATAACTGGAACGAGCACTTCTCTGAAACGCAATGGAGACAACTGCGGGAATGCGGATATCTAACGGTGTCATCTAACAGCACAGTGAGAAAAAACATGACGATTGACAAACAAATGCTGCTCGATTTTGAGCAATTTTCACAGGAAACATTGCTAAAGCGTATCACCTGTCCAGTGTTGATCATGCATGGCGACGGTGGCTGGGAGGAGCCGCTGCTTGCCGATATCACCAGGCAAGGGATGAAGTGGCTGACAGCTGACTCTCAACTGGTGATCGTTGAGGGGGCAGATCATAGTTTTATGGATCACTTGCATGTGGTGGAAAGGTTGGCTGTAGAATGGTTTTCGCAGTACTTTCCTGTAGAGGACGTTAAGAGTTTATAAGCAGTAAAGGTATGGAGATCAGCCGTGCAGCACGACAACAAGTGAAAGGTGACATTATTTTTGTGTATATTATCCAAATATGGTTTTGAAGAACTATTCAGCTACTTCCATATATAGTATATTATGTTATCATAAAGAATTTCGGAGGTGTTTTATGAAGTATTTAAGTAAAACATTAGTATCTGTAGTTGTTGGTTGCCAATTGTTTGTATTGGCATCAGGTGCTTCAGCCAAAACGCTTTCTGTATTCTACGCTGATACATACAACATAGGTTATAACGGAGGAGATATTTGGATTGGTGTTATCGGTGACGCATTCGATCCAGATGATTTTGACAGTTATGTCGATCATGCAAGAGATGAGTGGGAAGAAGCGCTGGGGATTAATACCACTGGGCAAGACGACAAGTCTGACTCTTCCATAGAAGTGTATGGTGGGTCAAGAGAAGAGTTGGAACGGATGGAGCCAAATCTTGAAGGACGGAGGGCTGTTGCTGTATTGGAGAGTACAGAGCATGTAGGTGATCACACCTACGATGGGAAAAGAGTTAGAAATTATCGAATTGATAAAGCAGAAGTATACATTCCAAAAGATTGGTATTACTCGTCAAGGGATTACAAGGAAACAGCAACCCATGAGCTAGGTCACGCTTTAGGATGGTTTGGTCACAGCAGCGATTCTGATGACGTAATGTATAGAAACACGGATGAACTTTACTTGACATCTCGAGATAAAGACCATTTAAGCCAAAACTATTAAGGAAGGAGTGAGAAACAGTTGAGAAAAAAGGTAAGTATTGTGATGGCTGTTTGTTTGGCCGTTCTTTTAGCCGCTAGCCTCTATCATGGTACAGAGAGTAGGGCTAATTCATTGGAGATTCGTCAAACCCAAAATATTACGACACAAGGGTTGTATGATTATGACCTAACATTTGACAACTTGGTGAATAAATATTCAAGTCATATCGCCACGGCTTCTGTGGAAGAACTGGCTAAAGGTAAAAATACGTTTAAGGTAAGGGTACAGGAACCGTTACTTGGGACATTTGAGAAGGACAACATATTGGTTTATGTTGATGAACATTTGTTGGAGATAGGCGAGACCTACGTGTTCTTTTTGAGAAAGTTTGATGATAAGGCCTACCCTGAGGATTT contains these protein-coding regions:
- a CDS encoding matrixin family metalloprotease, producing the protein MKYLSKTLVSVVVGCQLFVLASGASAKTLSVFYADTYNIGYNGGDIWIGVIGDAFDPDDFDSYVDHARDEWEEALGINTTGQDDKSDSSIEVYGGSREELERMEPNLEGRRAVAVLESTEHVGDHTYDGKRVRNYRIDKAEVYIPKDWYYSSRDYKETATHELGHALGWFGHSSDSDDVMYRNTDELYLTSRDKDHLSQNY
- a CDS encoding MDR family MFS transporter; amino-acid sequence: MNRVRSFLAEYHPIVHSLMIGTVFVRAASSMSMPFLAIYLATNTGMNEVMIGLTIGASSLAGAFGGFVGGTLSDLFGRRRVMLGALYVWAIVFFGFAVGESPLLFLLLSVLGGLCRSFYEPVSQALMADVTESQKRLRVFSLRYMCINIGVAVGPLLGAYLALRGDSLPFLVTAVVYLLYVVSLQGMLSHFGIKQIEGQKKEPVSFRSTWQVVTHDVALRFFLIGGILVSVGYSQMTITLSQYVASTFVDGVKLFAVLMSVNAIAVVVMQYPLARWAEKRTPLYSIVVGCCFYALGQVGFAFSFNWSLFITSMIVFTIGEILTFPASNLFIDRLAPAEMRGAYFGTQSFTSLGQFIGPTFGGFLLAGYGGPIMFVTMAGITLLSILFYWGGQRQYAMRLAGTEQKNDLLRA
- a CDS encoding alpha/beta hydrolase family protein: MERVTFTNSRNGTLVGNLYPSLTQTMIIMCHGFISDKSSRGRFDRLSQTFAAHGYGVLAFDFSGCGESHDDRLTLAKLVDDLRSAIRFVKANGYAKIALYGHSLGGRVCLEAFSPQDISTIVMTGPGTGPIRYNWNEHFSETQWRQLRECGYLTVSSNSTVRKNMTIDKQMLLDFEQFSQETLLKRITCPVLIMHGDGGWEEPLLADITRQGMKWLTADSQLVIVEGADHSFMDHLHVVERLAVEWFSQYFPVEDVKSL